The following proteins are co-located in the Mycolicibacterium goodii genome:
- a CDS encoding EthD family reductase, with the protein MIVVCQGDENTRFDRDYYATTHLALAMECWGPYGLEAADAFYPVGDGDGWMSIGVYRFRERADIDAALASPETARVMADVKNFTDTSSVVRSIFAPNDPKSGPDADYLQKQQQCLERMPHDAASRQEIYTSKPTSPPAPEPAVPGWPEAPIQ; encoded by the coding sequence ATGATCGTTGTCTGCCAGGGTGACGAAAACACGCGGTTCGATCGGGACTACTACGCGACGACGCACCTGGCGTTGGCGATGGAATGTTGGGGTCCGTACGGCCTCGAGGCGGCGGATGCGTTCTATCCGGTCGGAGACGGCGACGGCTGGATGTCGATCGGGGTATACCGTTTCCGCGAACGGGCGGATATCGACGCCGCGCTCGCTTCACCCGAGACCGCGCGGGTGATGGCCGACGTCAAGAATTTCACCGATACGTCGAGCGTCGTCCGGAGCATCTTCGCCCCCAACGACCCCAAGTCCGGACCCGACGCCGACTACCTTCAGAAGCAGCAGCAGTGCCTTGAGCGCATGCCGCATGATGCGGCAAGTCGGCAAGAGATCTACACCAGCAAGCCCACCAGTCCTCCCGCCCCAGAGCCGGCGGTACCCGGATGGCCAGAAGCCCCAATCCAGTAG